In a single window of the Agrobacterium fabrum str. C58 genome:
- a CDS encoding baseplate multidomain protein megatron: MATIVFQAAGAALGGIFGPVGAIIGRAAGALAGNAVDRALLSDGRTVAGARLSTARIPGADEGAAINRLYGTARIGGTLIWATRFDESVEVQRRGGKGNRGPKVESFRYFANLAIGLCEGEAALVRRIWADGREVDLTGVEMRFYPGSETQLPDPLIEARQGTGNTPAFRGLAYAVFERLPLESYGNRIPLMQFEVVRPVGKLERQIRAITVIPGATEHGYATTQVSERTGIGQSRIMNRNNLTAATDWQAAIDELQALCPNLKSVALVVSWFGTDMRAGECRILPGVEVAGRDGETTPWSVAGLSRGDAHLVSHHGAGPAYGGTPDDASVLQAIADLKARGLRVCLYPFVMMDVPAGNGLPDPYGDREQAAYGWRGRVTGFPAPGKAGSPDRSAAARAQVSAFCNREDGYRRMVLHYAALAARAGGVDAFLIGSELRGLTALRDQNDAFPFVEELVRLARDVRSIVGPATKLTYAADWSEYFGHQPADGSGDVFFHLDPLWASPDIDAIGIDNYMPLSDWRDEDAANGNPDGMTGPDDASAFRRAITAGEGFDWYYASDADRAARRRTPITDGLKGKPWVFRYKDLRNWWGNLHYERVRGVEKSVPTAWVPGTKPIWFTELGCPAVDKSATRPNVFPDPKSAENAFPYFSRRSRADSQQRRFLEAHLDHWGEGETAMVDKGRVYLWTWDARPFPAFPQNGAVWSDGANWRTGHWLNGRLGTATLADTIAAILTDHGFSAFDVSAVSGDLTGYVQGDITSARNLLEPLMAAFQVDVAEDGGTLRFRSRNTAVMLVRDIAVLADIEDEPLWSENRGHDSDFAAEAVLTSFNPALDYEQASARSRRIDNAGSRLLRLDLNAALPAETAEAAVEALLRDNRQARRSLRFALPPSDITLEPGDCIRLSEGVFPQAPAGRFLVSRIEDGAVRQVEARAFSPAFSAAAGGAEERRSAGASGAEGFAPEVLFLDLPYYDGAAPEQSARIASFAKPWRPIVVSSSSGTEGYRQRVLLDRAAMIGALAQPLVGGASGRFDRKNTILIDLPAGEVSSAAELSVLNGENRLAIKAANGVWEIVAFAKAEEIAPSRWRLSSLLRGLAGTEDALAAGAPKGAPVVVLDAAVQPLGLAANERGRRLNWIAEAAGMAGAPAGPFAFEGGVRAQTPLAPVHLSGKRRRDGILLQWKRRGRVEADGWDASDIPLDEPFELYRVEVLDSGTVRRAVEVPEPFWLYPAGDELTDFPQLRDHISVRVRQLGRAVPLGVVSQALLPL; encoded by the coding sequence ATGGCGACAATCGTTTTTCAGGCGGCGGGCGCGGCGCTCGGCGGCATTTTTGGCCCCGTGGGCGCCATCATCGGCCGGGCGGCGGGGGCGCTGGCCGGCAATGCCGTCGACCGTGCGCTGCTTTCGGACGGCCGCACGGTAGCAGGTGCGCGGCTTTCGACTGCGCGGATACCCGGTGCGGATGAGGGCGCTGCTATCAACCGGCTTTATGGCACCGCAAGGATTGGCGGCACGCTCATCTGGGCTACTCGTTTCGACGAAAGTGTCGAGGTGCAGCGGCGTGGCGGCAAGGGCAATCGCGGCCCAAAGGTGGAGAGCTTCCGTTATTTCGCCAATCTTGCCATCGGCCTCTGTGAAGGCGAGGCGGCCCTGGTGCGGCGTATCTGGGCCGATGGACGTGAAGTTGATCTCACCGGCGTCGAAATGCGCTTTTATCCCGGCAGCGAGACACAATTGCCCGATCCGCTGATCGAGGCGAGACAGGGCACAGGAAACACGCCGGCCTTTCGCGGACTGGCCTATGCGGTCTTCGAACGTCTGCCGCTTGAGAGCTATGGCAATCGTATTCCGCTGATGCAGTTCGAAGTCGTGCGGCCGGTCGGAAAGCTCGAACGCCAGATCCGCGCCATCACCGTCATTCCCGGCGCGACCGAACACGGTTATGCCACCACGCAGGTCAGCGAGCGCACGGGCATCGGCCAGAGCCGCATCATGAACCGCAATAATCTCACCGCCGCGACCGACTGGCAGGCGGCGATCGACGAATTGCAGGCGCTTTGCCCCAATCTCAAAAGCGTGGCGCTGGTGGTGAGCTGGTTCGGCACGGATATGCGGGCGGGGGAGTGCCGCATTCTGCCGGGCGTGGAGGTGGCAGGCCGCGATGGGGAAACCACGCCCTGGTCCGTCGCCGGTCTTTCGCGCGGTGACGCGCATCTGGTGAGCCATCACGGTGCCGGCCCAGCCTATGGCGGCACGCCTGACGATGCCAGCGTGTTGCAGGCCATCGCCGATCTCAAGGCCCGGGGCCTGCGGGTCTGCCTTTATCCTTTCGTGATGATGGATGTGCCCGCCGGCAACGGCCTGCCTGACCCCTATGGCGATCGCGAGCAGGCCGCCTATGGCTGGCGTGGCCGCGTCACCGGTTTTCCCGCACCCGGCAAAGCCGGTTCCCCGGACCGTAGTGCGGCTGCGCGGGCACAGGTTTCCGCCTTCTGCAACCGTGAGGACGGTTACCGCCGCATGGTGCTGCACTATGCGGCGCTTGCGGCGCGGGCGGGCGGGGTGGACGCTTTCCTGATCGGCTCGGAACTGCGCGGGCTCACCGCCCTCCGTGACCAGAACGATGCCTTTCCCTTCGTCGAGGAACTGGTGCGGCTGGCACGCGATGTGCGCAGCATCGTCGGACCGGCGACGAAGCTCACCTATGCGGCGGACTGGAGCGAATATTTCGGCCACCAGCCCGCGGACGGTTCGGGCGACGTGTTTTTCCACCTCGATCCGCTCTGGGCGAGCCCTGACATCGACGCCATCGGCATCGACAATTACATGCCGCTTTCCGACTGGCGTGACGAGGATGCCGCCAATGGCAATCCCGATGGCATGACCGGCCCCGATGATGCGAGCGCGTTTCGCCGTGCCATCACGGCAGGCGAGGGTTTCGACTGGTATTATGCCAGCGATGCCGACCGCGCGGCGCGGCGCCGCACACCCATAACGGATGGGCTGAAAGGCAAGCCGTGGGTGTTCCGTTACAAGGACCTTCGCAACTGGTGGGGCAACCTGCATTATGAACGGGTGCGCGGTGTGGAGAAATCCGTACCCACCGCATGGGTGCCGGGCACCAAGCCGATCTGGTTCACCGAACTCGGCTGCCCGGCGGTGGACAAGAGCGCGACGCGCCCCAATGTCTTTCCCGATCCGAAATCGGCGGAAAACGCCTTTCCCTATTTTTCCCGCCGCAGCCGTGCCGACAGCCAGCAGCGACGGTTTCTGGAAGCGCATCTCGATCACTGGGGCGAGGGCGAGACGGCGATGGTGGATAAAGGCCGGGTCTATCTCTGGACCTGGGATGCGCGGCCTTTTCCCGCCTTTCCGCAGAACGGCGCGGTCTGGAGCGATGGCGCGAACTGGCGCACCGGCCACTGGCTGAACGGCCGGCTGGGCACGGCCACACTCGCCGACACCATCGCCGCCATCCTGACCGATCACGGCTTTTCCGCCTTCGACGTCTCGGCGGTCAGCGGCGATCTGACAGGTTATGTGCAGGGTGACATAACCTCGGCCCGCAACCTGTTGGAGCCGCTGATGGCGGCGTTCCAGGTGGATGTGGCGGAGGATGGCGGAACCCTGCGCTTCCGCTCCCGCAATACGGCAGTCATGCTCGTCCGCGATATCGCCGTGCTGGCGGATATCGAGGACGAGCCGCTCTGGTCTGAAAATCGCGGCCATGACAGCGATTTCGCGGCGGAAGCTGTCTTGACCTCGTTTAATCCGGCACTCGATTATGAGCAGGCGAGCGCCCGTTCCCGCCGCATCGACAATGCCGGCAGCCGGTTGCTGCGGCTCGATCTCAACGCTGCCTTGCCGGCGGAAACGGCGGAAGCGGCCGTGGAGGCGCTGCTGCGTGACAACCGCCAGGCGCGACGCAGCCTGCGTTTCGCCCTGCCGCCATCCGATATCACGCTTGAACCCGGCGATTGCATCCGCCTTTCGGAGGGTGTCTTTCCGCAGGCGCCGGCCGGGCGGTTTCTGGTCAGCCGCATCGAGGACGGCGCGGTGCGGCAGGTGGAGGCGCGGGCCTTTTCCCCGGCCTTTTCAGCCGCCGCCGGCGGTGCGGAGGAGCGGCGTAGTGCCGGCGCAAGCGGCGCCGAAGGTTTCGCCCCGGAGGTGCTGTTTCTCGATCTGCCGTATTACGATGGCGCTGCGCCGGAACAATCGGCGCGGATTGCCTCCTTCGCAAAACCCTGGCGGCCCATCGTCGTGTCTTCATCATCAGGCACGGAAGGATATCGCCAGCGCGTGCTGCTTGACCGGGCCGCGATGATCGGGGCGCTTGCGCAGCCGCTGGTAGGGGGGGCCTCCGGGCGGTTTGACCGCAAGAACACCATTCTGATCGATCTGCCCGCCGGTGAAGTATCGTCAGCCGCAGAGCTTTCGGTGCTGAATGGCGAGAACCGTCTCGCCATCAAGGCCGCAAACGGCGTTTGGGAAATTGTCGCCTTCGCAAAGGCCGAGGAAATCGCACCCTCGCGCTGGCGGCTCTCTTCGCTCCTGCGGGGTCTTGCCGGCACGGAGGATGCGCTTGCCGCAGGCGCGCCGAAGGGGGCTCCGGTGGTGGTTCTCGATGCGGCGGTGCAGCCGCTCGGTCTTGCCGCAAACGAGCGCGGGCGACGGCTGAACTGGATTGCGGAAGCGGCGGGCATGGCGGGTGCACCGGCCGGGCCTTTTGCCTTTGAGGGCGGCGTGCGGGCGCAGACCCCGCTTGCGCCGGTGCATCTTTCCGGTAAGCGCCGGCGGGACGGCATTCTCCTCCAATGGAAGCGTCGAGGTCGCGTGGAGGCCGATGGCTGGGATGCGAGCGACATTCCGCTCGACGAGCCTTTCGAGCTTTATCGCGTCGAGGTGCTGGACAGCGGAACCGTGCGCCGTGCGGTGGAGGTGCCGGAACCCTTCTGGCTCTACCCCGCAGGGGACGAACTCACAGATTTCCCGCAGCTACGGGATCACATTTCCGTGCGTGTCCGCCAGCTGGGCCGCGCGGTGCCGCTGGGGGTGGTGTCTCAGGCCCTTCTCCCGCTCTGA
- a CDS encoding NlpC/P60 family protein, with protein sequence MSDTAQKVLAMAESWIGTPYRHQASLSGVGCDCLGLIRGIWRGLYGHEPELPPPYAPDWAERGGEDRLMAAAKRHFLTVPGMEEAQPGDLLLFRWRADAAAKHLGILAGPEHFIHAYEQAAVVRSALVPGWKRRIAGTFRFPDP encoded by the coding sequence ATGAGCGATACGGCACAAAAAGTGCTGGCGATGGCCGAAAGCTGGATCGGCACGCCCTACAGGCACCAGGCCTCGTTGTCGGGTGTCGGCTGCGATTGCCTCGGCCTCATCCGCGGCATCTGGCGCGGCCTTTACGGGCACGAACCGGAATTGCCGCCGCCCTATGCGCCTGATTGGGCCGAACGCGGCGGAGAGGACCGGCTGATGGCGGCGGCGAAGCGCCATTTTCTGACGGTGCCGGGCATGGAAGAGGCGCAGCCCGGAGACCTGCTGCTGTTTCGCTGGCGCGCCGATGCGGCGGCGAAACATCTCGGCATCCTCGCCGGGCCGGAGCATTTCATCCATGCCTATGAGCAGGCCGCGGTGGTGCGGTCGGCGCTGGTGCCGGGCTGGAAACGGCGCATTGCCGGGACTTTTCGTTTTCCCGATCCCTGA
- a CDS encoding sensor histidine kinase, with protein MRSNSLTARVLLLASAWSALALVVIAVVISTLYRQGVERSFTDLLRAQLYNVINSVTISNENTLAGSPQLGDLRFSQPDTGWYWVVEPLGNFQTAPLVSSSLGVSTLPVPSIIDAPFDNRYERFYAVTDEAGNQVRVAETEVVLDGEGRAARFRVSGNLNVVEDDVRDFSNSLYLALAVFGVGSLVVNGLAILYSLRPLDQARRALGKIRGGEAESLEGEFPREIQPLANEVNALIDSNRRLVERARMQVGNLAHSLKTPIAVLLNEARTLEPQHGDLVRAQADAMQAQVQSYLSRARIAAQRGSILARVEAEPALERLVRVMRRLNPDKQFVLNFEQPGAVLGMEQQDLEEVVGNLLENAARFAETRVVVTLATGTHPSSDAEIGRRSWVELTVEDDGPGLEPGQISEAMKRGRRLDESRPGTGLGLSIVSEVVSEYHGRFSLSRSAIGGLKADLILPGLSKELA; from the coding sequence ATGCGAAGTAACTCTCTCACCGCCCGCGTTCTGCTGCTCGCCTCTGCCTGGTCGGCGCTGGCGCTTGTCGTGATCGCCGTCGTGATTTCGACGCTTTACCGCCAGGGCGTGGAGCGCAGCTTCACCGATCTTCTGCGGGCGCAGCTCTATAACGTCATCAACTCAGTGACGATTTCCAACGAAAATACGCTGGCCGGCAGCCCGCAGCTTGGCGATCTCCGGTTCTCGCAGCCGGATACCGGCTGGTACTGGGTGGTGGAGCCGCTCGGTAATTTCCAGACCGCGCCGCTGGTGTCCTCCTCGCTCGGTGTCTCGACGCTGCCGGTGCCGAGCATTATCGATGCTCCCTTCGACAACAGATACGAGCGATTTTATGCCGTGACCGACGAGGCCGGCAATCAGGTGCGCGTGGCGGAAACGGAAGTCGTGCTGGATGGCGAAGGCCGGGCCGCGCGTTTTCGTGTTTCCGGCAATCTGAACGTCGTGGAAGACGATGTGCGCGACTTCTCCAACAGCCTTTATCTGGCGCTTGCCGTCTTCGGTGTCGGCAGTCTGGTCGTCAACGGTCTTGCCATTCTCTACAGTCTGCGGCCTCTCGATCAGGCCCGCCGGGCACTCGGCAAGATCAGAGGCGGGGAGGCGGAAAGCCTCGAAGGCGAATTCCCGCGCGAAATCCAGCCGCTCGCCAATGAGGTCAATGCGCTGATCGACAGCAATCGCCGCCTTGTGGAGCGCGCCCGCATGCAGGTCGGCAATCTCGCGCATTCGCTGAAAACGCCGATCGCCGTACTCCTCAACGAGGCCCGCACGCTGGAACCGCAACATGGTGATCTGGTGCGGGCGCAGGCGGATGCCATGCAGGCGCAGGTGCAATCCTATCTCTCCCGCGCCCGCATTGCCGCCCAGCGCGGCTCGATCCTTGCCCGCGTGGAAGCGGAGCCGGCGCTGGAACGGCTGGTGCGGGTGATGCGCCGCCTGAACCCCGACAAGCAGTTCGTGCTGAATTTCGAACAGCCGGGCGCGGTGCTCGGGATGGAACAGCAGGATCTCGAAGAGGTCGTCGGCAATCTCCTGGAAAATGCGGCGCGTTTTGCCGAAACCAGAGTGGTCGTCACGCTTGCCACCGGCACGCATCCTTCTTCCGACGCCGAAATCGGCCGCCGCTCCTGGGTGGAGCTGACCGTGGAGGACGACGGCCCGGGGCTGGAGCCGGGACAGATCAGCGAAGCGATGAAACGCGGCCGCCGGCTGGACGAGAGCCGGCCGGGCACGGGCCTCGGCCTGTCGATCGTTTCTGAAGTGGTGTCTGAATACCACGGTCGCTTTTCGCTGTCGCGCAGCGCCATTGGCGGCCTGAAGGCCGATCTGATTTTGCCGGGTCTTTCGAAAGAGCTTGCGTGA
- a CDS encoding lipA protein yields the protein MRSLVSRPALLSILCVSMLSACTTTGTRPAGGSLFGRSAQPSTPFLANLQGGIVGKSGVELDRGDQTKALEAEYKALETAPVGTPVIWTGDDVKGQVVANAPYQVGNQNCRQYSHTLTVDGRDTRVRGAACRNDDGSWSPLI from the coding sequence ATGCGTTCGCTGGTGTCACGCCCGGCACTTCTCTCGATCCTGTGCGTATCGATGCTGAGCGCCTGCACCACCACGGGCACCCGCCCGGCTGGCGGTAGCCTGTTTGGCCGTTCGGCCCAGCCTTCCACGCCTTTCCTTGCCAATCTGCAAGGTGGCATCGTCGGGAAAAGCGGCGTGGAGCTCGACAGGGGCGACCAGACCAAGGCGCTGGAGGCGGAATACAAGGCGCTGGAAACGGCCCCGGTTGGCACGCCTGTTATCTGGACCGGCGATGACGTCAAGGGTCAGGTGGTCGCCAATGCGCCCTATCAGGTCGGCAACCAGAACTGCCGGCAATATTCCCATACCCTCACTGTCGACGGGCGCGACACCAGGGTGCGCGGCGCGGCCTGCCGCAATGACGACGGAAGCTGGTCTCCGCTGATCTGA
- a CDS encoding DUF2163 domain-containing protein, with protein sequence MKTLPASLADHLKADATTTCHCWRVTLKDGVVMGFTDHDETLSFGGTSYLAASGFSASDSDSETGLGASAGEVAGGFSSEAIAEDDLAAGRFDGAKVELFLVNWQAPDEHVLLSLREIGEVTRAGGAFRAELRSIAHRLGQPQGRSYGRRCDAALGDGRCGVDLTRFTGHGSVAAVDVSGKLRVSGLDAFAEGFFSRGKLGFLTGSLAGKAFDLDGHERRDGGVLLSFWLTPDRMPSPGDRFSVTAGCDKSFATCKAKFGNHLNFRGFPHLPGADFAYSYASGGQSHDGGVLFP encoded by the coding sequence ATGAAGACCCTGCCAGCTTCCCTTGCCGATCATCTGAAAGCAGATGCGACGACCACCTGCCATTGCTGGCGGGTGACGTTGAAGGATGGCGTCGTGATGGGGTTTACCGACCACGACGAGACGCTATCCTTCGGCGGCACATCCTATCTCGCTGCCAGTGGTTTTTCGGCAAGCGACAGCGACAGCGAAACAGGGCTTGGCGCGAGCGCCGGCGAGGTGGCGGGTGGTTTTTCGAGCGAGGCGATTGCCGAAGACGATCTTGCCGCCGGTCGCTTCGACGGCGCCAAGGTGGAACTTTTCCTCGTCAACTGGCAGGCGCCGGATGAGCATGTGCTGCTGAGCCTGCGCGAGATCGGCGAGGTGACGCGGGCGGGCGGGGCCTTCCGCGCCGAGTTGCGCAGCATTGCTCATCGCCTTGGCCAACCGCAGGGCAGGAGCTATGGGCGGCGCTGCGATGCCGCGCTGGGTGACGGGCGTTGCGGTGTTGATCTCACACGGTTCACCGGCCATGGCAGCGTGGCGGCGGTGGATGTTTCGGGCAAACTGCGGGTCTCCGGGCTCGATGCTTTTGCCGAGGGTTTCTTCAGCCGGGGCAAGCTCGGATTTTTGACCGGCAGTCTCGCCGGCAAGGCTTTCGACCTCGACGGCCACGAGCGGCGTGACGGCGGCGTGCTTCTTTCCTTCTGGCTGACACCGGACCGGATGCCGTCGCCGGGAGACCGCTTTTCGGTGACTGCCGGCTGCGACAAGAGTTTCGCCACCTGCAAGGCGAAGTTCGGCAATCACCTGAATTTTAGGGGCTTTCCGCATCTTCCGGGAGCGGATTTTGCCTATTCCTACGCAAGCGGCGGCCAGAGCCACGACGGCGGAGTGCTGTTTCCATGA
- a CDS encoding response regulator transcription factor, whose translation MRILVVEDDANLNRQLTDALKEAGYVVDQAFDGEEGHYLGDTEPYDAIVLDIGLPQLDGITVVEKWRAAGKAMPVLILTARDRWSDKVAGIDAGADDYVTKPFHVEEVLARVRALIRRAAGHASSELVCGPVRLDTKSSKATVNGTTLKLTSHEFRLLSYLMHHMGEVVSRTELVEHMYDQDFDRDSNTIEVFVGRLRKKIGVDLIETIRGLGYRMQAPADAK comes from the coding sequence ATGCGTATTCTCGTTGTTGAGGACGATGCCAATCTCAATCGTCAGCTGACCGACGCCCTGAAAGAGGCCGGTTATGTCGTCGATCAGGCATTCGACGGCGAAGAGGGGCATTACCTCGGCGACACCGAGCCCTATGACGCCATCGTCCTCGATATCGGCCTGCCGCAACTGGATGGCATTACCGTCGTTGAAAAATGGCGTGCCGCCGGCAAGGCCATGCCGGTCCTCATCCTTACCGCCCGCGACCGCTGGAGCGACAAGGTGGCGGGCATCGATGCCGGTGCCGATGACTACGTGACCAAGCCTTTCCATGTCGAAGAAGTGCTTGCCCGCGTGCGCGCGCTCATCCGCCGCGCCGCTGGCCATGCCTCTTCCGAACTGGTCTGCGGCCCGGTCCGGCTCGACACCAAATCCTCCAAGGCGACCGTCAACGGCACGACGCTGAAACTCACCTCGCATGAGTTCCGGCTCCTGTCCTATCTCATGCATCACATGGGCGAGGTCGTTTCGCGCACGGAGCTGGTCGAACATATGTACGATCAGGATTTCGACCGCGATTCCAACACGATCGAGGTGTTTGTCGGACGTTTGCGCAAGAAGATCGGAGTTGATCTGATCGAGACGATCCGCGGTCTCGGTTACCGGATGCAAGCGCCGGCAGATGCGAAGTAA
- the ccmE gene encoding cytochrome c maturation protein CcmE, whose amino-acid sequence MTRKQKRLAIIGGGMSFIVAAVLLVMFAFGQSIAYFYMPADLEKTPVNPGTRIRLGGLVAEGSIKRGEGRTVSFTVTDGEAKVPVSYTGILPDLFREGQGVVTEGMFDAATHGFVADSVLAKHDENYMPKEVADRLKDKGLWQQGAEGAAPAASAASGDKTGATK is encoded by the coding sequence ATGACCCGCAAACAGAAACGTCTGGCGATCATCGGCGGCGGCATGAGCTTCATCGTCGCGGCCGTGCTGCTGGTCATGTTCGCCTTTGGCCAGTCGATCGCCTATTTCTACATGCCTGCCGATCTGGAAAAGACGCCGGTCAATCCCGGCACCCGCATCCGCCTTGGCGGGCTGGTGGCGGAAGGTTCGATCAAGCGCGGCGAGGGCCGTACGGTCAGCTTCACGGTGACGGATGGCGAAGCCAAGGTGCCGGTCAGTTATACCGGCATCCTGCCCGATCTCTTCCGCGAAGGGCAGGGCGTGGTGACCGAAGGCATGTTCGACGCCGCCACCCATGGTTTCGTGGCCGACAGCGTTCTCGCCAAACATGACGAGAACTATATGCCCAAGGAAGTGGCCGACCGGCTGAAGGACAAGGGCCTGTGGCAGCAGGGCGCTGAGGGAGCGGCACCCGCCGCCAGCGCCGCCTCAGGCGACAAGACCGGAGCGACGAAATGA
- the ccmI gene encoding c-type cytochrome biogenesis protein CcmI, with product MFWIVVAILTAAVAIVLMYPLMRKTEAPQTRRDGEVAVYRDQLAELDRERAAGLIGENEADYARAEIGRRLLAAAEAEEVMAKEARPRRHNLAASLITILLPALGLCLYIWNGSPETPDMPLEARLESPGNDMNLLVARAERHLAQNPEDGGGWDVLAPIYFKTLRLGDAELAYRNALRILGPSPERLTGLGETLVAGNDGIVIEAARDAFAQAEQLKPGNPRARFYLALSLEQTGKAEEARAAFAALEADAPAGAPWLPLVREHIARTGGKATPAAPGPTAQDMAAANDMTANDRQAMIEGMVASLNAKLKDNPADFEGWMRLLRAYSVLKNEAKAGEALRAGLQAFPPEGEEGRQLLALAKELGVSAGPIRMDGQKDSAPQGVTQ from the coding sequence ATGTTCTGGATTGTCGTTGCGATATTGACGGCGGCTGTCGCCATCGTCCTGATGTACCCGCTGATGCGGAAGACCGAGGCGCCGCAGACGCGCCGCGACGGTGAGGTTGCCGTTTATCGCGACCAGTTGGCCGAGCTGGACCGCGAACGTGCCGCCGGCCTGATTGGCGAAAACGAAGCGGATTATGCCCGCGCCGAAATCGGCCGCCGCCTGCTGGCCGCCGCCGAGGCGGAAGAGGTGATGGCGAAAGAGGCCCGGCCGCGCCGGCACAATCTCGCTGCCAGCCTCATAACCATCCTGCTGCCTGCACTTGGCCTCTGTCTTTACATCTGGAACGGCAGTCCGGAGACGCCGGACATGCCGCTCGAGGCACGTCTTGAAAGCCCCGGCAACGACATGAACCTGCTGGTCGCGCGGGCCGAGAGGCATCTGGCGCAGAACCCGGAGGACGGTGGCGGCTGGGATGTTCTGGCGCCGATCTATTTCAAGACGCTACGGCTTGGCGATGCCGAACTTGCCTATCGCAACGCGCTTCGTATTCTGGGCCCGAGCCCAGAACGGTTGACGGGCCTTGGTGAAACGCTGGTGGCCGGCAATGACGGTATCGTCATTGAGGCGGCGCGGGATGCGTTTGCTCAGGCCGAACAGCTGAAGCCCGGCAATCCGCGCGCCCGTTTTTATCTGGCGCTGTCGCTGGAGCAGACCGGCAAGGCGGAAGAAGCGCGCGCGGCCTTTGCGGCGCTGGAGGCCGATGCGCCGGCTGGCGCACCCTGGCTGCCGCTGGTGCGTGAACATATTGCCCGGACCGGCGGCAAAGCGACGCCTGCAGCACCCGGCCCGACCGCGCAGGATATGGCTGCGGCCAATGACATGACGGCCAACGACCGGCAGGCGATGATCGAGGGCATGGTGGCAAGCCTCAATGCCAAGCTGAAGGATAACCCGGCCGATTTCGAAGGGTGGATGCGCCTTCTGCGCGCCTATTCCGTGCTGAAGAACGAGGCCAAGGCCGGTGAAGCCTTGCGGGCCGGCCTGCAGGCTTTCCCGCCGGAGGGTGAAGAGGGCAGGCAGCTTCTGGCGCTGGCGAAGGAATTGGGCGTTTCCGCCGGACCGATCCGCATGGATGGGCAAAAGGATTCTGCGCCGCAGGGAGTGACGCAATGA